One genomic window of Candidatus Poribacteria bacterium includes the following:
- a CDS encoding phytanoyl-CoA dioxygenase family protein: SEATEETGCLRVYPGSHQQGRMESSKAVDPEFHEKFPFEGATAIEAEPGDVTFFDYFIVHGSKSNHSEKPRKVVIARMFSGKDRKEDLYQFSENLVLRGWNYHTNEATARKGIMKPQ, translated from the coding sequence CAGCGAAGCGACGGAAGAGACAGGGTGTCTCAGGGTCTATCCCGGATCACACCAACAGGGGCGGATGGAGAGTTCAAAGGCGGTTGACCCTGAATTTCACGAAAAGTTTCCATTTGAAGGTGCCACGGCGATTGAAGCCGAGCCCGGTGACGTTACCTTCTTCGATTACTTTATCGTACACGGTTCAAAGTCCAACCACTCTGAAAAGCCAAGGAAGGTAGTGATCGCGAGGATGTTTTCCGGCAAGGATCGGAAGGAGGACCTCTACCAGTTTAGTGAGAATCTGGTGCTGCGCGGCTGGAACTACCATACGAACGAAGCGACCGCTAGGAAAGGCATTATGAAACCCCAATAG
- a CDS encoding phytanoyl-CoA dioxygenase family protein codes for MPIIAKEKREQLMRDGFCVFENVIAPEMVTKLNAMSEWMIAQQDEEHFEQHRSQGCIIPYWDCPHPTFTEILIDPSAMAVLAELGFDSPKFWSGFVISKPPHSPPLYWHQDGVLWEHPISYTNQPQQYFLMYYLVDTNIHNGCLRLIPGSHLKRHPLHDMRARDEDTVIRATDMDHLAFQQIEGEVNVPVHAGDVVVG; via the coding sequence ATGCCAATCATCGCTAAGGAGAAACGAGAGCAACTCATGCGCGATGGTTTCTGCGTCTTTGAGAATGTAATAGCACCGGAGATGGTAACAAAGCTAAATGCCATGAGCGAATGGATGATCGCGCAACAGGATGAGGAACACTTTGAGCAGCACCGTTCACAGGGGTGCATCATTCCCTATTGGGATTGCCCCCATCCAACCTTTACTGAAATCCTTATCGATCCTAGCGCGATGGCGGTTCTCGCCGAGTTGGGATTTGACTCCCCTAAATTCTGGAGCGGCTTTGTGATCAGCAAGCCTCCGCACAGCCCACCGTTATACTGGCACCAAGACGGCGTGTTGTGGGAACACCCTATCAGCTACACCAATCAACCGCAGCAGTATTTCCTGATGTACTATTTGGTCGACACAAATATACACAACGGCTGTTTACGCTTGATTCCCGGTTCTCACCTGAAACGTCACCCGCTGCACGATATGCGAGCAAGGGACGAAGACACTGTAATCCGTGCAACCGATATGGATCATCTCGCCTTCCAACAGATTGAGGGTGAGGTTAATGTGCCAGTTCACGCTGGCGATGTTGTCGTGGGCGA
- a CDS encoding D-2-hydroxyacid dehydrogenase: protein MKLLVASPWSQERLEEAQKTFPQVQFTVAADQDDILREIVDAEAVFGAISREAFLAAKQLKWIQNTGAGVERLARISEIAESDVTVTNTRGSHAATIAEHGFGLLISLTRQLPSLLDAQREHNWTRPFSGPQVGLTGLTLGVVGMGNIGRAIAKRGHGFEMEVIGVDINEVPKPDFVSELRLLDGLDDLMQRSDVVAVAAPITPETAGMLGPEQLRLMKPTAYLIVVSRGGIIDEDTLMQMLNDGQLAGAGLDVTANTPNLLITPHCSGGSTQTAAAGKAIFYDNLRRYLAKEPLTNLVDLKRGF from the coding sequence ATGAAATTACTTGTTGCTTCACCATGGTCCCAAGAGCGACTCGAAGAAGCACAGAAAACCTTTCCCCAAGTACAGTTCACCGTTGCTGCTGACCAAGATGATATTTTACGCGAAATTGTTGATGCTGAGGCTGTTTTTGGCGCAATCAGTCGGGAAGCATTTCTGGCAGCCAAACAGTTGAAGTGGATTCAAAATACGGGTGCTGGGGTAGAGAGATTGGCACGAATTTCTGAGATAGCGGAGAGCGATGTCACTGTCACCAACACCCGTGGTTCTCACGCTGCCACGATCGCCGAGCACGGCTTTGGATTGTTGATTAGCCTTACACGCCAATTACCAAGTCTTTTGGATGCACAACGCGAACACAACTGGACACGTCCATTCAGCGGGCCTCAGGTCGGATTGACCGGTTTGACGCTGGGGGTGGTGGGCATGGGAAATATCGGTCGTGCCATTGCCAAGCGCGGTCACGGCTTTGAGATGGAGGTCATTGGAGTTGATATCAACGAAGTGCCCAAGCCCGATTTTGTTAGTGAACTAAGGTTGTTGGATGGCTTGGATGACCTGATGCAGCGTTCAGATGTCGTGGCGGTTGCAGCTCCAATCACACCGGAAACCGCAGGGATGCTCGGTCCTGAACAGCTTAGACTCATGAAGCCGACAGCCTACCTGATAGTTGTGTCGCGGGGAGGCATTATAGACGAAGATACACTCATGCAGATGTTGAACGACGGGCAACTTGCCGGCGCTGGATTGGATGTTACAGCGAATACGCCGAACTTGCTAATAACCCCACACTGCTCTGGAGGTTCAACCCAGACCGCTGCTGCGGGCAAAGCCATTTTTTATGATAATTTACGGCGATACCTCGCCAAAGAGCCTCTCACCAATCTGGTAGACCTGAAACGAGGATTCTAA
- a CDS encoding serine hydrolase — MTIELPDWVTYPEDDWVEITAEDAGLDPEKFSTFIGSMEVKGASFGGEDHSDNKYGAVIARGGYLVHTWGDRHYRHQTASVGKAFMWALLGFAVADGRIDPDEPIHKQWTGEDELSHPHKYLTEGHHKNLTWRHIIGSKHESLHYGGFPIELGIRWREKVTGLEAANLTPGVPEWSKWTGDPSYDLYSHAEPGTVGLYSSAGFWRLSQALTYILGNDLKNIIQERLFDLIGIPAERWDWLTGGYVKDHKYLYPTIPDSYTYLDPPYEVNGNPVRSGPGWVVISASDLARFGHLNATQGIWKGKQVIDPDWLRGHSGGNKSGTSGESKYFTAMGVVTTEGFEYRHATETTSFLPEELFAGPVRVKGNS; from the coding sequence ATGACTATTGAACTTCCCGATTGGGTAACATATCCTGAAGATGACTGGGTTGAGATTACGGCAGAGGATGCCGGGCTTGATCCTGAAAAATTCAGCACCTTCATAGGGAGCATGGAGGTCAAGGGTGCGTCTTTCGGTGGAGAGGATCACTCGGATAACAAATACGGTGCCGTGATTGCTCGTGGCGGTTACTTGGTTCACACTTGGGGCGATCGACATTATCGCCATCAAACCGCCTCCGTCGGAAAGGCTTTTATGTGGGCGCTTCTCGGTTTCGCGGTCGCAGACGGACGCATCGATCCGGACGAGCCGATCCACAAACAGTGGACCGGCGAGGATGAACTTTCTCACCCTCACAAATATTTGACCGAAGGGCATCATAAGAACCTGACTTGGCGGCATATCATTGGATCAAAACACGAGTCCCTTCACTACGGGGGATTCCCGATAGAGTTAGGAATCCGTTGGCGGGAAAAGGTAACCGGGCTTGAGGCAGCGAACCTTACACCGGGGGTTCCTGAATGGTCCAAATGGACCGGTGATCCGTCCTATGATCTCTACTCTCACGCCGAGCCGGGCACAGTTGGTCTCTATAGTAGTGCCGGATTTTGGCGTTTAAGCCAAGCACTTACCTACATCTTGGGGAATGACCTGAAGAATATTATTCAGGAGCGACTCTTTGACCTGATAGGGATTCCCGCAGAGCGATGGGATTGGCTTACCGGCGGCTATGTCAAAGACCACAAATATTTGTATCCCACGATTCCAGATTCGTATACCTATCTCGATCCTCCCTATGAGGTTAACGGGAACCCTGTCCGTAGTGGCCCCGGATGGGTCGTCATCAGTGCGTCGGACCTCGCTCGGTTTGGTCATCTGAACGCGACACAAGGGATTTGGAAGGGTAAACAGGTCATCGATCCTGATTGGCTACGGGGTCACAGCGGAGGGAATAAGAGCGGAACGAGTGGCGAGTCTAAGTATTTCACTGCAATGGGAGTCGTCACAACTGAGGGTTTTGAATATAGGCACGCAACTGAGACAACGAGTTTTCTGCCTGAAGAATTGTTCGCTGGACCCGTGCGAGTAAAGGGGAACTCATGA
- a CDS encoding phytanoyl-CoA dioxygenase family protein — MLKLLNENAIEQYSREGYYFPVKILDNEEVAANRAQLEKFEAAQGSPIAGAQRSKSHLLFTWVDALMRHEKILDAVEDLIGPDILCWNTFFWIKEPLSETFVSWHQDLRYWGLDTDHLVSVWLALSPATPETGCMRVLPGSHKGDLLPHADEYKQHNLLTRGQEIAVEVDEAKAVAMPLQPGEISLHNVRLAHASSPNRSKDRRIGLSMHYMPTRTKQTIGEWDRSVWPL; from the coding sequence ATGTTGAAACTTCTGAATGAAAATGCTATCGAACAATACAGTCGGGAAGGGTACTATTTCCCGGTCAAGATACTAGACAATGAAGAGGTAGCAGCCAACCGAGCACAACTTGAGAAATTTGAAGCCGCTCAAGGCAGCCCCATTGCGGGAGCGCAGCGGAGCAAGTCTCATCTGCTCTTTACATGGGTTGACGCTCTGATGCGTCATGAGAAGATTCTTGATGCGGTCGAGGATCTGATCGGGCCTGATATTCTCTGCTGGAATACATTCTTCTGGATCAAGGAGCCACTCAGTGAGACTTTCGTCTCGTGGCATCAGGATCTGCGCTATTGGGGTCTCGATACCGACCACTTGGTCAGCGTATGGTTGGCACTCTCACCGGCAACGCCGGAGACTGGTTGTATGCGGGTTCTACCGGGCAGTCATAAGGGTGATCTTCTGCCCCACGCAGATGAGTATAAGCAGCATAACCTCTTGACCCGTGGTCAGGAAATTGCGGTGGAGGTCGATGAAGCCAAGGCTGTGGCAATGCCGCTACAGCCGGGTGAAATTTCGCTTCACAATGTACGGTTGGCGCACGCATCGAGTCCCAATCGGTCAAAAGATCGACGTATTGGTCTTTCGATGCACTATATGCCCACCCGCACCAAGCAGACCATCGGTGAATGGGACAGATCGGTTTGGCCACTTTAA
- a CDS encoding Gfo/Idh/MocA family oxidoreductase, with protein sequence MNQLKVGIIGCGAHGRGHIQGYTEIPNAEIIAIADVNLDRVREAAVEFGVPHHYTNYREMLKHHPMDIVSLALPPSANRDAAVAAFEAGANVLVSKPLAMNLAEAEEMVATAKRCGKLMSMGLQNRSNPEVQALRQFLADGKLGNVYHTRLWHGHVMHIPGTPTMYKRHLAGGGVLFHTTVHLLDATLWALGNPKPVRASAASYQKVRRMKTPLITWEGSVTDCDIEDFNIGLIHFADGSTMAVESNWMMHPRSRPSGTEILGDWGTASLRPLRVALEEGDNIVDATPRAGETSQFGSVYQDFCQSILENRLPIVRFSEMLDVQRVMDALYKAAEKGREVIIAD encoded by the coding sequence ATGAATCAACTCAAGGTCGGTATAATTGGCTGCGGGGCGCATGGACGTGGGCATATTCAAGGCTACACGGAGATTCCCAACGCAGAAATCATCGCCATTGCAGACGTGAATCTAGACAGGGTGCGAGAGGCAGCAGTTGAATTTGGTGTCCCACACCATTACACCAATTACCGGGAAATGCTCAAGCATCACCCAATGGACATCGTTAGTCTCGCCTTGCCGCCGTCAGCCAACCGGGACGCGGCGGTGGCTGCCTTTGAAGCGGGTGCCAATGTGCTGGTCTCCAAACCGTTGGCGATGAATCTCGCTGAAGCGGAGGAGATGGTCGCAACGGCAAAGCGATGCGGAAAACTAATGTCAATGGGCTTACAAAATCGTTCCAATCCTGAAGTGCAGGCGTTGCGTCAATTCCTTGCTGACGGGAAACTGGGTAACGTTTACCACACGCGGCTCTGGCACGGGCATGTGATGCACATCCCCGGCACCCCCACCATGTACAAACGTCACCTAGCAGGAGGCGGCGTGCTTTTCCATACAACCGTTCATCTTCTCGACGCGACCCTCTGGGCGTTGGGCAATCCGAAGCCGGTGCGGGCTTCGGCGGCAAGCTACCAGAAAGTGCGCCGGATGAAGACGCCGCTTATTACATGGGAAGGATCGGTGACAGACTGCGATATTGAAGACTTCAATATCGGTTTGATACACTTTGCAGACGGTTCAACCATGGCGGTGGAAAGCAACTGGATGATGCACCCACGTTCCCGACCTAGCGGCACTGAAATCTTGGGCGACTGGGGCACTGCCAGTCTACGTCCACTGCGAGTTGCGCTTGAGGAAGGCGATAACATTGTAGATGCAACACCCCGTGCCGGCGAGACAAGCCAGTTCGGCAGTGTCTATCAAGACTTCTGCCAGAGTATTCTGGAAAACCGCTTACCCATTGTTCGGTTCAGTGAAATGCTCGATGTGCAGCGGGTGATGGACGCACTGTACAAAGCGGCCGAAAAGGGCAGGGAAGTTATAATCGCTGACTGA